TCGGCCAGAACTTCGTCGTGGACGCCAACACCGTCCGCAAGATCGTCCAGGTCGCTCGGGTCGTGGAGGGCGATCGAGTCGTCGAGGTCGGTCCCGGCCTCGGGTCCCTCACCCTTGCGATCCTCGAGCGCGGAGCATCCGTCACGGCTGTCGAGATCGATCACCGCCTCGCCGAGAGACTTCCCGCGACGGCGCGCGCCCACGGCGTTCCCGACGGTGCGCTCACGGTCGTCGATGCCGACGCACTGCGGGTGACCGCGCTTCCCGGCGATCCGACGGTGCTGGTCGCCAACCTTCCGTACAACGTCAGCGTCCCCGTCCTGCTGCACTTCCTCGAGACCTTCCCGCAGCTTCAGCGCGGGGTCGTCATGGTGCAGGCGGAGGTCGGCGAGCGGCTCGCGGCGCCGCCGGGCTCGAAGGTGTACGGCGCGCCGAGTGTCAAGGCGGCCTGGTACGGACGCTGGCGCCTCGCGGGAACCGTCTCCCGTCAGGTCTTCTGGCCCGTCCCCAATGTCGACAGCGTCCTCGTGGCGTTCGAGCGCAACGCTGACGCGCGGGGGACCGAGGAGGAGCGGCGGAGCACCTTCCGGATCGTCGATGCGGCCTTCCAGCAGCGGCGGAAGATGCTCCGACAGGCGCTCTCGGCATCGCTCGGCGATTCCGCCTCGGCATCCGCCGTTCTGGAAGCGGCGGGGGTCGCCCCGACGGCTCGCGGCGAGGAGCTCTCCGTCGAGGACTTCCTGCGCATCGCCCGCGTTCTCTGACCTGCATTCCGCTTCTCGTTCCCAGGGTGTTCATCGCGCCTTCAGGGAAAAGTACGAAACATGCCTGTAACATTTGCGGCACTGCAGCACGACGACCAGGGGAGAAGACGTCATGCGCACCGCCGAACACCCC
This genomic stretch from Microbacterium sp. SLBN-146 harbors:
- the rsmA gene encoding 16S rRNA (adenine(1518)-N(6)/adenine(1519)-N(6))-dimethyltransferase RsmA, which produces MPVTLLGASEIRSLAADLDVTPTKKLGQNFVVDANTVRKIVQVARVVEGDRVVEVGPGLGSLTLAILERGASVTAVEIDHRLAERLPATARAHGVPDGALTVVDADALRVTALPGDPTVLVANLPYNVSVPVLLHFLETFPQLQRGVVMVQAEVGERLAAPPGSKVYGAPSVKAAWYGRWRLAGTVSRQVFWPVPNVDSVLVAFERNADARGTEEERRSTFRIVDAAFQQRRKMLRQALSASLGDSASASAVLEAAGVAPTARGEELSVEDFLRIARVL